The proteins below are encoded in one region of Phyllopteryx taeniolatus isolate TA_2022b chromosome 11, UOR_Ptae_1.2, whole genome shotgun sequence:
- the adam8a gene encoding disintegrin and metalloproteinase domain-containing protein 8a isoform X5: MTHFGYFIWIFFSAWGSVWTLPHVMKYQIVTPQKLKNSSHVTYAATHQKYPDVLQYSVSIAGKNCTLHLERNKELVGKTFTVTHYSKEGTLLTTTPALENHCYYHGHVVGEDDSSASVELCSGLKGFVRLQDQTYLIEPLTSLQADSGARVHSDEGLHGVYNYKHLRRKRSSCSHGNTTMYYDHGARPSGLFQLGSLRSRGQTKDRGRKQRTVELAVVVDNTEYKKFGNKRTVEARVLEIANHVDKLYRPVGVRVMLVGLDIWSYKDQIEVSSYPELTLRRFLEWRQQNLLPRTKHDNAQFITGLDFEGTTVGLANTNAMCTSSSGAVNEQTSGHLECTPSVMYPEMFSSCSQQQLNRFLDEINPACLLDIPSNARIYGGPVCGNAFLEPGEECDCGTVEECKNPCCNATNCKLSAGAQCAQGECCHNCQLKASGSVCRPKTGNCDLAEHCTGLSASCPLDTYAQNGLPCNRGKGYCYNGQCPSRQQHCKRLWGPDAEVAADACFFQHGGCRKTLFMHRCFGQEQSCGTLFCSGGWEFPVTSRKSFYKVGSEQCNEATMNPEDNYPADLGMVPTGAKCGNNMVCYNQKCHDIRNIRAYGTHDCSAKCSNHGVCNHQSKCHCDPGWAPPFCDVLESEISEGGGLGLIVSLAVGLLIFFVLLIGGFMCCSQKMQPGKRRLQSTPGQTNPLFRSGVACASTHLRSTTISQPTFVESSATQVCKPLSFSMVGKSSAAFKPCRTAPELPRKEQTVPQPSKTQQGLRALLQPPAVPINKPVYSEAKPLPPSRPLPPLTLKPVTKPKPVTPPVKPKPAVVRPQLPHTQLLAGRAALTPVGRPR, encoded by the exons ATGACCCACTTTGGATATTTCATATGGATTTTCTTCTCCGCGTGGG GGAGCGTGTGGACTCTACCTCATGTGATGAAGTATCAAATAGTGACACCTCAGAAGCTGAAGAATTCATCTCACGTTACTTATGCTGCCACCCATCAG AAGTACCCTGATGTACTGCAGTACTCTGTGAGCATTGCTGGAAAAAATTGCACATTGCACCTGGAGAGAAATAA GGAACTTGTCGGAAAAACCTTCACTGTGACACATTATTCCAAAGAAGGCACTCTACTAACAACAACACCTGCTCTTGAG AATCACTGCTACTACCACGGGCATGTCGTGGGAGAAGACGACTCCTCTGCCAGTGTGGAGTTGTGCTCAGGATTAAA GGGATTTGTGCGACTCCAGGATCAGACGTACCTGATAGAACCCCTGACCTCACTGCAGGCCGACAGTGGGGCTCGAGTTCACAGTGACGAGGGTCTTCATGGAGTCTACAACTACAAACacctgaggaggaagaggagctccTGTTCCCATGGAAACACAACCATGTACTATGATCATGGTGCTCGTCCGTCTGGACTGTTCCAGCTCGGCAGTCTG AGAAGCAGAGGCCAGACTAAAGACAGAGGAAGAAAACAACGAACAGTGGAGCTCGCTGTTGTGGTTGACAATACAGAG TACAAGAAGTTTGGTAATAAAAGGACAGTGGAGGCCAGAGTGCTTGAAATAGCAAACCACGTTGACAAG CTGTATCGTCCTGTGGGTGTCCGTGTGATGTTGGTAGGTCTTGATATCTGGTCGTACAAAGATCAAATAGAGGTCAGCTCCTATCCCGAGCTAACGTTGCGCCGCTTTCTTGAGTGGCGCCAGCAGAACCTCCTGCCGAGAACGAAGCATGACAACGCACAATTCATCAC AGGCTTGGATTTCGAAGGAACCACAGTTGGTCTCGCCAACACAAACGCAATGTGCACCTCGAGCTCGGGAGCGGTCAATGAG CAAACGTCAGGGCATCTGGAATGTACCCCCAGTGTCATGTATCCAGAGATGTTCAGCAGCTGCAGCCAGCAGCAGCTCAACAGGTTCCTGGACGAGATTAACCCGGCTTGTCTGTTGGATATCCCCTCTAATGCTCGCATTTACGGTGGGCCAGTGTGTGGCAATGCCTTCCTGGAGCCTGGAGAGGAGTGTGACTGTGGAACCGTAGAG GAATGTAAAAATCCCTGTTGCAACGCCACTAACTGCAAACTTAGCGCAGGAGCCCAGTGTGCTCAGGGTGAATGCTGCCACAACTGTCAA CTGAAAGCGTCAGGCAGCGTCTGTCGGCCAAAGACGGGAAACTGTGACTTGGCAGAGCACTGCACTGGACTGTCCGCCTCCTGTCCTCTCGACACCTACGCCCAGAACGGCCTGCCGTGCAACCGTGGGAAAGGATACTGCTACAACGGACAGTGTCCATCGCGGCAGCAACACTGCAAGAGACTGTGGGGACCAG ATGCTGAAGTTGCCGCAGATGCTTGTTTCTTCCAGCATGGAGGCTGCAGAAAGACCCTGTTTATGCATAGATGTTTTGGCCA AGAGCAATCATGCGGGACACTTTTCTGCTCGGGAGGATGGGAGTTCCCGGTGACATCCAGGAAGTCCTTTTACAAAGTTGGAAGTGAGCAATGCAACGAGGCGACCATGAACCCTGAAGACAACTACCCTGCAGACCTGGGCATGGTACCCACTGGTGCCAAGTGTGGCAACAATATG GTATGCTACAACCAAAAGTGTCATGACATCAGAAACATAAGAGCATATGGAACCCATGACTGCTCGGCCAAATGCAGCAATCATGGG GTTTGTAACCATCAGAGCAAGTGTCACTGCGATCCTGGCTGGGCTCCACCTTTCTGTGATGTGCTGGAGTCAGAAATATCCGAAG gagGAGGACTGGGACTTATTGTCTCGCTGGCTGTTGGCTTACTCATATTCTTCGTCCTCCTCATTGGCGGTTTCATGTGCTGCAGCCAGAAAATGCAACCTGGAAAGAG ACGCCTCCAATCTACCCCAGGGCAGACAAATCCTTTATTTCGATCAGGCGTTGCATGTGCCAGCACTCATCTTCGCTCCACAACCATTAGCCAGCCAACATTTGTGGAATCTTCTGCCACTCAAGTGTGTAAACCGCTGTCCTTTTCCATGGTCGGAAAATCGAGTGCAGCGTTCAAGCCCTGCAGAACAGCTCCTGAG CTCCCCAGAAAGGAACAAACTGTACCTCAGCCATCAAAGACCCAACAG ggtttAAGGGCACTCTTGCAACCACCGGCAGTACCAATTAATAAGCCAGTCTACTCTGAg GCTAAGCCACTACCTCCGTCCAGACCTTTACCACCACTTACATTAAAACCA GTCACAAAACCAAAACCTGTCACGCCTCCAGTGAAGCCAAAGCCTGCCGTCGTCCGGCCGCAGCTGCCTCACACTCAGCTG